In the Streptomyces sp. f51 genome, one interval contains:
- a CDS encoding DUF4031 domain-containing protein — protein sequence MTVYIDPPTWPGHGRVWSHLISDVSYDELHAFAGELGAPPRAFERDHYDIPSHRYADAVAAGAVEVSSREVVRLLHGAGLRRRKRAG from the coding sequence GTGACCGTCTACATCGATCCCCCCACCTGGCCGGGGCACGGCCGCGTCTGGTCCCACCTGATCAGCGACGTCTCCTACGACGAACTCCACGCGTTCGCCGGCGAACTGGGCGCACCGCCAAGGGCCTTCGAACGCGACCACTACGACATCCCCTCGCACCGCTACGCCGACGCGGTCGCCGCCGGAGCGGTGGAGGTCAGCAGCCGTGAGGTCGTACGGCTGCTGCACGGGGCGGGACTGCGCCGCCGCAAGCGGGCGGGCTGA
- a CDS encoding Cmx/CmrA family chloramphenicol efflux MFS transporter encodes MPLSVYVLALSVFALGTSEFMLSGLLPAIARDMRVTIPRAGLLISAFAIGMVVGAPLLAVATLRLPRRTTLVALVAVFGLGQVAGALAPDYPVLFASRIVSALACAGFWAVGAAVAVAAVPATSRARALAVMIGGLSVANVLGVPVGAFLGEGLGWRAAFWAVAAASAVALAGILALVPPIAPPSERPRLRRELFVYRDGRVWLSVTTIALTAAGVFCAFSYLAPLLTDVAGLDESRVPTVLALFGVGALVGTAIGGRFADAHPFRVLLGGMAADIVVLVAFALLGRYAVAAVPLSFLLGVACFSTAPALNARMFHLAAAAPTLAGATTTAAFNLGNTAGPWLGGAVIDAGLGYRATAWVGAVLTTAAVGLTLVALRTHRRAPHARTAGTAENPVRPQG; translated from the coding sequence GCGCTGTCCGTCTTCGCCCTGGGCACCAGCGAGTTCATGCTCTCCGGGCTGCTGCCGGCCATCGCGCGGGACATGCGCGTCACCATCCCCCGGGCGGGTCTGCTGATTTCCGCGTTCGCGATCGGCATGGTCGTCGGCGCGCCCCTGCTCGCGGTGGCCACCCTGCGGCTGCCGAGGCGGACCACCCTCGTCGCCCTGGTCGCGGTCTTCGGGCTGGGCCAGGTGGCCGGAGCCCTCGCGCCCGACTACCCCGTGCTCTTCGCCTCGCGGATCGTCAGTGCCCTGGCCTGCGCGGGTTTCTGGGCGGTCGGCGCGGCGGTGGCCGTCGCGGCGGTGCCGGCGACCTCGCGGGCACGGGCGCTGGCCGTGATGATCGGTGGCCTGTCCGTCGCGAACGTGCTGGGGGTGCCCGTGGGCGCCTTCCTCGGCGAGGGGCTCGGCTGGCGGGCCGCCTTCTGGGCCGTGGCCGCGGCGTCCGCCGTCGCGCTCGCCGGCATCCTGGCCCTCGTCCCGCCCATCGCTCCCCCGTCCGAACGGCCGCGGCTGCGCCGGGAACTGTTCGTCTACCGCGACGGGCGGGTCTGGCTGTCCGTCACCACGATCGCGCTCACCGCGGCCGGTGTGTTCTGCGCCTTCAGCTATCTCGCCCCGCTGCTCACCGACGTCGCCGGCCTCGACGAGAGCCGGGTCCCGACCGTGCTGGCGCTGTTCGGCGTGGGCGCCCTCGTCGGGACGGCGATCGGCGGGCGCTTCGCCGACGCGCATCCCTTCCGGGTCCTGCTGGGCGGCATGGCCGCCGACATCGTCGTGCTGGTGGCGTTCGCCCTGCTCGGGCGGTACGCCGTCGCGGCCGTCCCGCTCTCCTTCCTCCTCGGGGTGGCCTGCTTCAGCACCGCCCCCGCGCTCAACGCCCGGATGTTCCATCTCGCCGCGGCCGCCCCGACCCTGGCGGGCGCCACCACGACCGCCGCCTTCAACCTGGGCAACACCGCGGGTCCCTGGCTGGGCGGCGCAGTCATCGACGCGGGGCTCGGCTACCGGGCCACCGCGTGGGTGGGCGCCGTGCTGACCACCGCCGCGGTCGGCCTGACCCTCGTGGCGCTGCGGACGCACCGCCGGGCGCCGCACGCGCGGACCGCGGGAACGGCGGAGAATCCCGTACGCCCCCAAGGGTGA
- a CDS encoding GNAT family N-acetyltransferase produces MTDMGGDRIEEAVASCSALLRAAAGGDWDGVRAGRLAWNCRRTAEHIASDLIAYAGQLAGRPQSAYVPFDITLDEGTGNAEVVDVIETTGALLAAAVRTTPREVRAFHPYPFRSANREGFAAMGVAEVLLHTHDIAEGLGLPYEPPAGLCDWVLTRIFPHVRPEPDAPWSTLLWATGRGDLPGREALTEWRWNNNLVIGTERLTLQGVTPAAAADLRAGGTGGFEWIEGGPFEGTRDAAGMVVSAYEKGVHRPEWGMFVLVRREDGLAVGAIGFHGLPDEEARAEVGYDLAENARGRGYATEALRALCEQALARDDVKVLLAAIDRDNAPSQRVIARAGFTRVGEDTERLARELDGLEDSLRLYARES; encoded by the coding sequence ATGACAGACATGGGCGGGGATCGGATCGAGGAAGCCGTCGCGAGTTGCTCGGCGCTGCTGCGGGCGGCGGCCGGAGGCGACTGGGACGGCGTACGGGCGGGCCGTCTCGCATGGAACTGCCGGCGGACCGCCGAGCACATCGCCAGTGATCTCATCGCGTACGCGGGGCAGTTGGCCGGGCGCCCACAGTCCGCGTACGTGCCGTTCGACATCACGCTGGACGAGGGCACCGGCAACGCGGAGGTCGTCGACGTGATCGAGACGACCGGCGCCCTGCTCGCCGCGGCCGTCCGCACGACCCCGCGCGAGGTGCGCGCCTTCCATCCGTACCCGTTCCGCAGCGCGAACCGCGAGGGCTTCGCCGCGATGGGGGTGGCCGAGGTCCTGCTGCACACGCACGACATCGCCGAGGGACTCGGCCTGCCGTACGAGCCGCCGGCCGGACTGTGCGACTGGGTCCTCACCCGGATCTTCCCCCACGTGCGCCCCGAACCCGACGCCCCGTGGAGCACGCTCCTGTGGGCCACGGGACGCGGCGACCTGCCCGGCCGGGAGGCGCTCACCGAGTGGCGCTGGAACAACAACCTCGTGATCGGCACCGAGCGGCTCACCCTCCAGGGGGTCACCCCGGCCGCCGCCGCCGATCTGCGCGCGGGTGGCACGGGCGGCTTCGAGTGGATCGAGGGCGGCCCGTTCGAGGGCACCCGGGACGCCGCCGGGATGGTCGTGAGCGCCTACGAGAAGGGCGTGCACCGTCCGGAGTGGGGCATGTTCGTGCTCGTACGGCGCGAGGACGGCCTCGCGGTCGGCGCGATCGGCTTCCACGGCCTGCCCGACGAGGAGGCGCGCGCCGAGGTCGGCTACGACCTCGCGGAGAACGCCCGCGGCCGCGGCTACGCCACCGAGGCGCTGCGCGCGCTGTGCGAGCAGGCCCTCGCGCGTGACGACGTGAAGGTCCTGCTCGCCGCCATCGACCGGGACAACGCCCCCTCGCAACGGGTCATCGCCCGCGCCGGTTTCACCCGGGTCGGCGAGGACACGGAGAGGCTGGCCCGCGAACTGGACGGCCTGGAGGACTCCTTGCGGCTGTACGCCCGCGAGAGCTGA